The DNA region GCAGGTAACGTCCTTTCTCGATCTTGAATTCGGAATTTGGTGCTTGTAGATCTGATCTTCGGGTGGGAGATCAgaacatttcattttattttgtttcttTATCAAGTATCCTTTAAACCTTCCGAACCTGATCTTTTGTTACTGTGCATGATGTCGTTCACATTAACATATTGTTACAACTTACATCTCTGTTTTGTGTTATGTAAGGGCTGTTTTTGCAAAAATAACCAGTTTGTTTCATTTTGTCTCTGTGTCCGTCCATTTTTGGCGAGACAACCTTAATCCTTCCATGAAACTAGATAAGGGCTGTTTTTGAAAAAATAACCACTTTGTTCGGTTGTGTCTCCGCGTCCGGCCATTTTTCCTGAGATAGCCTTAATCCGTTCGTGGAAGAAGAAAAGGGCTGTTTTTGAAAAATAGCTTTTGTTCCGTTTTGTCTCCACAACCGATCATTTTTGCTGAGACGACCTTAATCCTTCCGCGGAAATCGACAGTTGTGTTACAAAGAATTACTTGAACTGCAGTGCATTCTTAGTTTTTATCTTGTGGATCTCGTCATTCATCCTGGGAGTATTTCTTTTATCATGTTAGCATCTAATGAAGTTACATAAGTCCCTTTTTAAGACAGAAAGATAGTGCTGAAAGTTTTGAATTAATCACGTGTGACATATGAGGTTTGCTCGTCTTTTGCCCAGTAACTGAATTAGTTTCCCTAAGATATTATTATAGAATAAGCTGGGAGGAAGTTGACGTAATATCTCTTGGAACTTTTGTAGCTGGCTGTTGCTTGTATTAAGATGAATAGACCGGAGATTGCTGCAAAAGCTGTTGAAGTGGCAGAGAAGCGCATATCGCGAGACAAGTGGCCAGAATATTATGACACTAAAAAAGCGAGGTTCATAGGGAAACAAGCTCAACTTTTCCAGACTTGGTCAATAGCTGGATATCTCGTCGCCAAACTTCTCCTTGCCAATCCAAGTGCCGCGAATATTCTCATTACTCAAGAAGATTCCGAGCTTCTCAATGCCTTCTCTTGTGCCGTCAGTTCTAATCCTAGAAGAAAAAAGCGTGGCCCAAAAAGTTCCCAGAAGACCTACATAGTATGATAAAATCAACCCCACAAATTATTGAATGTACAGTTCATTGACTAAAATTGGGCATTGAGCCTGTTAAAGTGTACGATAGCTACATATAATTGTTTCGCCTGGTGTTAACAAGCTGAAATTCTATTAACATTTCAGCTTATATTATAAAAAAGTGTTCTTCTGTAAACAATTTACTAACTGCAGTCAATATTAAGAAGCTTTCAACCTTGGACGAGTATGATGCCTGAATATGAAATGATTCATTATGCATCTTGTCTCATAGTTCTCCATATGGGAGTGCCTAAAATTGTTTTTGCATGAATTATGCTGTTGTACAGGAGAAGCCAGTCTGGGAGAGGCCTTATTTTATTGTTTTGGACATTTTCTACCAATTCCTATGTAATATTGTAATACATAAGTTATTCCTTTAGCTCGCGTACTTAATGTTGGATCTGCTGAAGTAAGCATTCATATAAAAACAAGATTACTGTATATATTATGCAACAAAGCAGGAATAGCATCTAACATTACATTTCTATTAGAAGCTGTAGGTCAATAGTCAAAGTTCGAAACTACAAAATTGACCAAAGTAGAGAAACCTGAATCATTTGAGCTGTAACTTGCAAACACTAGAAGACAAACAAGTCATAGTTAACATTAGTAAAGGGACTTGAAATCATATTAACTGAAGGAAAATCCAGCAAAATATTTATCTGCACTCAGTATTTATATTAAACCAAATAATTTAACCACAAGAGTCACAAATAAAAAACGAGATTACATATTACTTAACCATGATTAAAGTAATAAAGTTATTAGCAAGACACGTCTTGTAATCATTTGCTTGGTGTAAATAGAGGACATATAAAAAATTTAGAAGAACTAATTAGGATGTCATTATATTCCTTAAGAACAATATAGGTAAATTGTTTTCAATGTATGTAGCTTTCAGTATCTGTAGCTTAGATGGCTCAGATATGCATAATTAAACTATAGTTAATATGCCACCAAAGATGTACCAGAAAATTAATCTATACATAGTTCCAAATATCATAAACTCTTAAATTATACTAGCTCATATATAGTAATATCAATCTGTCTGGGCCATAAATGGGCCCTGACTCCAACAGCCGGCAATATGACCCACAACCATTTTGCCGGCCCAAAAATCTACATTTCTTTGATCCTTCTAACTACCCTTCAAAACAGAATGAATATTTTTCCTCCCCCCTCCATTAAAACTCACCAAACAATATTACCATCATTTTATCACATATATTCTCCTTCCATTCTCATATTTTCTCTTCTTCTCTCTCAAAAACCATGGAAACATCTTTAGTCCACGAGGACGCCAGCTCCTCAGCATCGCCAGCTATCAGCTCGACCACGTTAGAGGTGGGAGAAGTTCGTCTTAGCGTGGACATGGAGGTGGAAACAACCATATACAATACTAATACTTCAATCTCATCATCCACGAAACCCCATGCAACGTCTAGTGATCCATGCTGGAACGCCATGCGTCGTGTAATCCAGACAGAAGTCTCGGGTTTGAGTCTTGATGACTTTTTCTTCATCCAGAAACTTGGGAGTGGTGACATTGGTTCTGTCTATCTTGTTGAGTTGAAGGGCAATAAAGGGTGTTTGTTTGCAGCTAAAGTGATGGATAAAGAGGAATTGGTTAGTAGGAGCAAAGAAGGAAGAGCCGGGACAGAAAGGGAAATATTGGAAATGTTAGATCACCCTTTTTTGCCTACCCTTTATACCACTTTGGACACTGATAAATGGTCTCTTTTGTTGACTGAGTTTTGCTCAGGTGGTGATCTTCATGTTCTCCGGCAACGACTGCCGGAGAAGAGATTTGATGAAGCTGCCGTCCGGTTAGTACCTCCTCTACCATTTACATCTTTTTTGTTTAACCATTCATTATCCGAAACCTAATCATACCGACTAATTCAGATAAGCGCCGTGTAGGACCAGTAACAATATGAAGAAACACTCCCTATCAGTAGTTTCTCCATTCCCATGGCGAACCCTAGAACTCAAATTAAAGTTGGAGAAAATCCAGTTTCATTTCATCCCGACCACTAAAGCTAGGTTATAGCAAGACAACAAATTGTTAGTTGATGCTTATCGTAAAAAGTGGGCTCGATCGATTCATCCGATTAATTGATACACGTCGTgtaggaaccattaagatggagAAGCATTCCTTTTCTATATTTCCAAGGTGGAAGACTAAAAATAATTTGAtctaacaaaaaaaataaaaaatagctaCTAAATTTGTTACTATCTATGCTAAATAGTCCGTAGCTGACAACAACTTTTTATAATCCGCAGCTAATCCGTCATTAAATAGAATTAGCAATTGATTTTTACTGTCTAGTGACAAAATTATCTATTATTaattccgatttttttttttttttactgttagGATTGACGTGGTAGGAATTCCATCCATCCCGGCCACCAGACTCATTAATAATTCCTCTGCCATTAATCATATGCCAACTATTTTATTTATAAACAATGTCTTGATGATTAACGTCTAGACAATGTGAATGTTTGTCCAGTTTGCCAATGGGCCATTTTGGTAGACTTCTAAGATAATGTGGGGAAATAGATTTCAATATATGACACGCATGATATTTTTGATGTGTCCTACTATTATATGCTTTCTATTTATTAGCTGACTAATTAATGTAACATGTGAGTTTGTCTATTGATGTAACAGGTTCTACACATCAGAAGTTGTGGTTGCTTTAGAGTACCTACACATGATGGGGATAATTTATCGAGATTTAAAGCCTGAAAATGTGCTAGTAAGATCAGATGGTCATATTATGTTGACTGATTTTGATCTCTCACTAAAATGTGATGATTCATCAGTAATGCCTCAACTTGTTCAAGAAAGTAGTCCAAAGCTAGATCATAATTCAAATGATCAATCCTCCATTAATTCACCTCCATATAAGTCTTCGTCTTCTTCGTGCATCCTGCCCAATTGTATCGTGCCACACGTCTCGTACTGGTACTACAACCACAGgcgaagaagaagaacaaataaTCAACGACCCCTGAGGTTGGTAGCTGAGCCAATTGAGGCTCGATCGATGTCATTTGTTGGGACCCACGAGTACTTAGCCCCGGAAATCGTGTCGGGGGAAGGCCATGGCAATGCGGTGGATTGGTGGACACTAGGAATTTTCATGTACGAGTTGCTTTATGGTGTGACACCTTTCAGAGGACTTGACAATGAGTTCACCCTTTCGAACATTGTGGCTCGAGCCTTTGAGTTCCCTAAGGAGCCAATGGTTCCGACCATAGCTAAGGACTTGATCACCCAACTCTTGGTCAAGGACCCTACCAGGAGAATGGGGTCCATGATGGGGGCCACAACAATCAAACAACATCCTTTCTTTGATGGTGTGAACTGGGCACTCTTGAGATGTACAACCCCACCTCATATTCCCCAAAATTCCAAAAGTACTAGAGAGTTTGTCTCatcttatgatgatgatgatgattatgtagATTATTATTAGTGTTGCTTATAATTTAAGGGCTCGTTTCGTACGAGGAATAATAATCATGGaattatatttgagatgagtttatcccatgtttggttgagATAAAATCGCGGTATAATTAATTCtgggattgtagtgttattttatacCTATGGGAAGGTGAAATAACTAATTTCGGAATGACTAATCCTGATATAatttgtttccaaccaaacgacccctaagattTTAACTTCTGCGCATGGGCTTATAAAGTCACTTTACACCGTCCAGTTAAGTTACGTACAATATGTCACTATTTGTAGTAAGTTTGATACGGTAGTCCAGGTGATACCATCTAGGGGAACCGTAGTAACAAAAGTGAGTCGATGCCTGCAATGGTTGTACCTGGTGCAACTGGTGTAGTCCGCAGTTGTTGGAGTGTTGGTTtacagaagcacagaaatatatagATCGTAGATTATCTGATGTAACATGTTGAAATATACTGGCAGTGTAACTTTTCTTACATTGTTTATGTATGTAAGTTAAATTCATAATTTAATATCTTCACTTGATGATATTCACCAATGAACTGTATATGCCACCATATTTGGCGTAACAGTCATACTAATAATGAATTTGTTATAGAAAAATTGTCCTAATGCTGTAGTCGGGAAAGTAGTTTTATGATGCGTCATACCAGAAGAATTGTGCCAAAATAAAATATTCACACAAGTCAATCATGATTGCATTAGAAAAAATGAATTATCTACTAAAAATTGAAATGAATAACCAAGGAGAAATAAGTTTTTAATCTACATAGATTATTTTTACATGAACTAACTAACTTGGTTCAAGATGTTCTTTTTCCTATCTCAAATGGGTCAATATCAATTGGTTCCTAAAATGCAAAGCAATTACATTAATTTTGACTCGTTACTGACTTACTGCTGTGCTAGCCTTGTTTAGAATAATTTGTTGGTAGATTGTTTTATACAAGGTAAGAAAATTTACAGTCTAGATTACGGAGATTATTAATATTGAAAATATGACTTACGGAGATTATTAATATTGCTTCTACGATTGTCATAACTACAGGAAAAGGAAAGAGAACTGGTGGGGCAGAATGAAAATTCATAAAGTCTGTTTTCCACATTTAAGATTTAACCGTATACCATGTATTTTTATTCGTTAAAACCCCAGTTTTAACCCCCACTAAAGTATTCATGTTATATGTCCTTTACGTTTTTTAATGTTTCTTAAAAATATCATATTACTTAATAGCCTTAGTCATAAGAATATTTATCTAAACTATTATTTATTTCTTTAAATTTAAATATCGAACTTAATTAATGCTCTAATTAGAATAACAAAGAAAGCTTTTAAATTCATATTCATTCttttttatgaagaaaaaaaaaaaagagagttgATGTCAAATGATATTGTTATGAAATTTGCATCTGGTATTCAACTAATCACTGAGTTTGAATTTGCGCATAAAGCTCTTTTAATTTTCCATAGCAGTTTTCTTTCATATGAGATACATAATTTTGCATGTACAAAACTCGCTAATTCATTAATATGTACTTGTGCAATAATTTGCTATAGGTGAAAATACTTGCTATCAAGCGTTTCACAATTAACATGATTTATACTTGAGATTTTGATTAACgatgaaaaaataaaatcatCCTGTTGTATTTTCATACTTCATATAAATAGTAGAACTTGTTAATTAAGTGAATTTTTCTTTTTGGATCTATCAATTCggtaaaagaaaaagaagaacaaacaATTCTTGTACTTTTTTTAAGTATGTTATCTAAAATGCTGCTAGTTCCTTACTTCTCAAATTGGTCTGTTCTTTGACTCTGGTAACCCAAATAATTATGGAAACAAGGTTGATAGAAATAAAACCAAACAAGGAAAGTAATGATGGGAACAAGTTTGAGAGAATTAAAACTAAGAAAGAGGAAAATAATTATGGGAACAAGTTTGagatagataaaaaaaaaagaaggaaataattatGGGAACAAGTTTGAGAGAATTAAAACTAAAAAAAGGATAATAATTATGGTAACAAGTTAGAGAATAATAAAACcaaaagagaggaaaataattaTGGGAACAAGTCTGAGAGAAATAAATCTtaaaaaaagaggaaaataatTATGGGAACAAGTTAGTGAGAAATAAACCCCCCacacactccccccccccccccccccccccaaaaaaaaaaaaaaaaaggaaaataattatGGTAACAAGTTAGAGAGCTGAAATTAAACCTAAAAAGAGGAATATAACTATGGGAACAAGTTTGAGATAAATAAAaccaaaaaataggaaaataattatgGGAACAAGTTTGAGAGAAATAAAACCAAAAAAGAGGAAAATAATTATGGGAACAAGttagagaaataaaaaaaaattatgggaacAAATTAGagagaaataaaaatattatggGAACAAGTTGAGAGAAATAAAACcagaaaaggaaaataaattttaaacaaGCCAAAGAAGAGAGTTCGTTACTCAGTTTCGTATTTTCATATAAGGCAAGCTCTGTTGCAAGAGAGCCAAAAATTTGAAACAAATGAAACAGAAAATGGAAACGCCAAATTATAGGGTTGGAAATAAGCTCTTTGTCTCCTTTAACAATGTTCAACTTCTTACCATAATACAAAATATTCATGAAATCTGTTTGTCAATATATAATGGTAAAAGAGATAGTAATAATACACAACTCAATTTGTATTTCCTCTACAATTCTGTGTTCTAATTGACGAAAATGGATGAAGAAACACTCGATCAAAAATTACTTGATTGTATTAAGTCTCTTGAGAAAGAGGTACGTTAATGTCGCTAGGAAAGGAACTATAGTTTCAGCTACCGAGTTTACAGAACTCAGTAGTTTTGGCTCAAATTCTGTATTTATGTTTAAAAATGTACTCTTGTTCTTTCAATTTATGCGACACTTTTGACTTAtagagagtcaatttgactaatatTTAAAGTTAAATCGGATTCACTACTAAAAAGTACTATTTGCTAACTGAAATTTCCCACTAAAAAAATACTCAGTGGCTATTCCCACAGATATTTTGATTCAATCAATGAGAaaaaatagtagtgttttcataTGAAAAAATTAGAAAGTTTTCTTGCATTTCAATAGAAACCTGAATTCCACCATGCGTTTTTTCAATGAGCTGATTCAGGGGATGAAGTGGGAAACTCATGTTTTCACCACAAATTTTTCACTGATTTGTAGGTGAGAAAAGCCTATGTTTTCTAGTAGTGATTAGATAGACTCAATATTTTacaattaaaatttaaatattaaaaaattatacgGAATTTTTTTCtcataataaaaaatatattttaaaatattgatcaagaTTCAAACAGTTTGAACCTCAAAAATGAAAAATGTCACGTGGATAGAGGGAGTAGctaatataaagtataaatacTTTATTAAGATCTAATAACCAGCCATATTTTCGAATTCAGAACTCATACGCTCAAAATTCTAACTCGGCTTATGATAATGGCACCCAAATTTCTAGAAGTTTCTGCCATGATACACATTCACGTTTTATGTACAGGTAATGGACTACGAGGAAATGGATGATGATAATCAGGAATTAAACCAACAATTATCTGTAATCTGTAAGTCTTTGGAGAACGAGGTACGTTACACTTTATT from Lycium barbarum isolate Lr01 chromosome 10, ASM1917538v2, whole genome shotgun sequence includes:
- the LOC132614031 gene encoding protein kinase G11A-like, whose product is METSLVHEDASSSASPAISSTTLEVGEVRLSVDMEVETTIYNTNTSISSSTKPHATSSDPCWNAMRRVIQTEVSGLSLDDFFFIQKLGSGDIGSVYLVELKGNKGCLFAAKVMDKEELVSRSKEGRAGTEREILEMLDHPFLPTLYTTLDTDKWSLLLTEFCSGGDLHVLRQRLPEKRFDEAAVRFYTSEVVVALEYLHMMGIIYRDLKPENVLVRSDGHIMLTDFDLSLKCDDSSVMPQLVQESSPKLDHNSNDQSSINSPPYKSSSSSCILPNCIVPHVSYWYYNHRRRRRTNNQRPLRLVAEPIEARSMSFVGTHEYLAPEIVSGEGHGNAVDWWTLGIFMYELLYGVTPFRGLDNEFTLSNIVARAFEFPKEPMVPTIAKDLITQLLVKDPTRRMGSMMGATTIKQHPFFDGVNWALLRCTTPPHIPQNSKSTREFVSSYDDDDDYVDYY